Proteins from one Nerophis lumbriciformis linkage group LG08, RoL_Nlum_v2.1, whole genome shotgun sequence genomic window:
- the prima1 gene encoding proline-rich membrane anchor 1 isoform X1, with the protein MNAASISRTSSQLGSPRRARMGMLLQDLMPFTLSCWPFLLGHCLLSLLLLSCQGELQRSCSQTVAEKVSQQCQLACQCRRYPPLPPPPPPPPPPRLQGAPVAEPMVPLVRPWWTDMDFIVLGTVGCASALFLLSAIIICYKAIKRSATQNGRERKRNPARLLVRFLPFALLEERLREVLACSESQTHFSE; encoded by the exons ATGAATGCTGCATCCATTAGTCGGACAAGCAGCCAGCTTGGATCACCGAGAAGAGCGCGAATGGGAATGTTGCTCCAAGATCTGATGCCATTCACTTTAAGTTGCTGGCCTTTTCTCCTCGGTCATTGCCTTCTCTCGCTTCTTTTACTCTCTTGCCAG GGAGAACTTCAGAGGTCATGCTCGCAGACCGTGGCAGAGAAAGTTAGCCAACAGTGCCAGCTGGCGTGCCAATGTAGAAGATACCCGCCCCTTCCCCCGCCGCCGCCTCCGCCACCTCCCCCGCGGCTACAGGGCGCTCCAG TGGCAGAACCTATGGTGCCCTTAGTGAGACCCTGGTGGACGGACATGGACTTTATAGTGCTAGGAACAGTAGGCTGTGCCTCAGCCCTCTTCCTACTCTCAGCTATCATCATCTGCTACAAGGCCATCAAGAG AAGTGCGACTCAGAATGGGAGGGAAAGAAAGAGGAATCCCGCGAGGCTGCTGGTGCGTTTCCTCCCGTTTGCCTTATTAGAGGAAAGGCTGCGTGAGGTTTTGGCCTGCAGCGAAAGCCAGACCCATTTTTCTGAGTGA